Proteins encoded within one genomic window of Variovorax sp. OAS795:
- the cysW gene encoding sulfate ABC transporter permease subunit CysW translates to MSAPSKVIRRAQAGTTESPWVRWSLIGVALAFMFLFLVLPLAAVATEALRKGVGAYLEALQEPDAWSAIRLTLITAAIAVPLNLVFGVAAAWAIAKFEFRGKAFLTTLVDLPFAVSPVVAGLIYVLVFGAQGWFGPWLAAHDIKIIFAVPGIVLATVFVTFPFIARELVPLMQAQGTDEEQAAIVLGATGWQTFWRVTLPNIKWGLLYGVILCNARAMGEFGAVSVVSGHIRGQTNTMPLHVEVLYNEYQSVAAFAVASLLAILALVTLVIKSVIEWRHEREMKAIAELPPERPTQA, encoded by the coding sequence ATGAGTGCTCCTTCCAAAGTCATCCGCCGCGCGCAGGCCGGCACCACCGAGTCGCCCTGGGTGCGCTGGTCGCTGATCGGCGTTGCGCTCGCGTTCATGTTCCTGTTCCTGGTGCTGCCCCTTGCGGCCGTGGCGACCGAAGCCTTGCGCAAGGGCGTCGGCGCCTACCTCGAAGCACTGCAGGAGCCCGACGCCTGGAGCGCGATCCGCCTCACGCTGATCACAGCCGCGATCGCGGTGCCGCTGAACCTGGTGTTCGGCGTTGCCGCGGCGTGGGCCATCGCCAAGTTCGAGTTCCGCGGCAAGGCCTTCCTGACCACGCTGGTGGACCTGCCGTTCGCAGTGTCGCCGGTGGTGGCGGGCCTGATCTACGTGCTGGTGTTCGGCGCGCAGGGCTGGTTCGGTCCCTGGCTCGCCGCGCACGACATCAAGATCATCTTCGCCGTGCCCGGCATCGTGCTGGCGACGGTGTTCGTGACCTTTCCGTTCATCGCGCGCGAACTCGTGCCGCTGATGCAGGCGCAGGGCACCGACGAAGAGCAGGCGGCCATCGTGCTGGGCGCCACCGGCTGGCAGACCTTCTGGCGCGTGACGCTGCCCAACATCAAGTGGGGCCTGCTGTACGGCGTGATTCTTTGCAATGCGCGCGCCATGGGCGAGTTCGGCGCGGTGTCGGTGGTGTCGGGCCACATCCGCGGCCAGACCAACACCATGCCGCTGCATGTGGAAGTGCTCTACAACGAATACCAATCGGTGGCCGCGTTCGCCGTGGCCTCGCTGCTGGCCATCCTGGCGCTGGTCACGCTGGTGATCAAGTCGGTCATCGAATGGCGCCATGAACGCGAAATGAAGGCGATTGCCGAACTGCCGCCGGAGCGTCCGACGCAAGCTTGA
- a CDS encoding NAD(P)H-dependent oxidoreductase, with product MSQTRIAVIVGSLRKDSYNQKLALALAHLAPSDFTFEHLPIDDLPLYNQDDDGNQAPSVKRLKTEIAAAQGLLFVTPEYNRSFPGLLKNAIDHASRPYGQSAWADKPAAVVGISVGATGTALAQQHLRNVLAYLDVPTMGAPEIFLQFKDGLFDDRGHIGNEGTKKFLQGWMDKYVAWIKRHSAA from the coding sequence ATGAGCCAGACCCGAATTGCCGTGATCGTCGGCAGCCTTCGCAAGGATTCGTACAACCAGAAGCTGGCCCTCGCGCTGGCACACCTTGCGCCTTCGGACTTCACGTTCGAGCATTTGCCCATCGACGATCTGCCGCTGTACAACCAGGACGACGACGGCAACCAGGCCCCATCGGTGAAGCGGCTCAAGACGGAAATCGCGGCGGCCCAGGGCCTGCTGTTCGTGACGCCCGAATACAACCGGTCGTTCCCGGGCCTGCTGAAGAACGCGATCGACCACGCCTCGCGCCCGTATGGACAGAGTGCCTGGGCGGACAAGCCGGCCGCGGTCGTGGGCATCTCGGTGGGCGCCACCGGTACCGCGCTGGCGCAGCAGCACCTGCGCAACGTGCTCGCCTACCTCGACGTCCCGACGATGGGTGCGCCCGAGATATTCCTGCAGTTCAAGGACGGTCTGTTCGACGACCGCGGCCACATCGGCAACGAGGGCACGAAGAAATTCCTGCAGGGCTGGATGGACAAGTACGTGGCCTGGATCAAGCGCCACTCGGCGGCCTGA
- a CDS encoding peroxiredoxin, translating into MATLRLGDTAPNFTQDSSEGPLDFYQWAGDSWVVFFSHPADFTPVCTTELGKTAALSGEFAKRGVKPIALSVDPATKHKEWIGDINETQNTTVNFPIVADHDRKVADLYDLIHPNASATATVRSVFIIDPKKVIRATITYPASTGRNFDEILRVIDSLQLTDSHKVATPVNWKDGDDVVIIPSIQDPAELAERFPKGFKAVKPYLRITPQPNK; encoded by the coding sequence ATGGCAACCCTGCGACTCGGCGACACCGCCCCCAATTTCACCCAGGATTCCAGCGAAGGCCCTCTTGATTTCTACCAATGGGCCGGCGATTCATGGGTGGTGTTCTTCTCGCACCCGGCCGATTTCACGCCCGTGTGCACCACCGAGCTGGGCAAGACCGCGGCGCTGTCCGGCGAATTCGCCAAGCGCGGCGTGAAGCCCATTGCGTTGAGCGTCGACCCGGCCACCAAGCACAAGGAATGGATCGGCGACATCAACGAGACGCAGAACACCACGGTGAACTTTCCCATTGTTGCGGACCACGACCGCAAGGTGGCCGACCTGTACGACCTGATCCACCCGAACGCCTCCGCCACGGCCACGGTGCGCAGCGTGTTCATCATCGACCCCAAGAAGGTGATCCGCGCGACCATCACGTACCCGGCGTCCACCGGCCGCAATTTCGACGAGATCCTGCGCGTGATCGATTCGCTGCAGCTCACCGACAGCCACAAGGTGGCCACGCCGGTGAACTGGAAGGACGGCGACGACGTGGTGATCATCCCGAGCATCCAGGACCCGGCAGAGCTCGCCGAGCGCTTTCCCAAGGGCTTCAAGGCCGTGAAGCCCTACCTGCGCATCACCCCGCAGCCCAACAAGTAA
- a CDS encoding NAD(P)H-dependent oxidoreductase has translation MKLLHIDSSILSAHSSSRLLTAEIVSAWKSAHPDTAVEYLDLATDAPSHFGPDALAIKTGLQAEPTEAQQRENALSEKLVSQFLASDVIVVGAPLYNFSVPTQLKAWIDRLAQVGRTFKYTEKGPVGLAGGKTVIVASTRGGIYSTTEGGQAAEHQESYLKVVFGFFGITDVRFVRAEGLAMGDAPKAAALAAARAEILVATAEAANQKNLAQAA, from the coding sequence ATGAAGCTGCTCCATATCGACTCCAGCATCCTGAGCGCCCATTCGAGCTCGCGCCTTTTGACGGCCGAGATCGTGTCGGCCTGGAAATCCGCGCATCCCGACACCGCTGTCGAGTACCTCGACCTTGCGACCGACGCACCGTCGCACTTCGGCCCCGACGCCCTCGCCATCAAGACCGGCCTGCAAGCCGAGCCGACCGAAGCCCAGCAGCGCGAAAACGCGCTGTCTGAAAAGCTCGTGAGCCAGTTCCTCGCCTCGGACGTGATCGTCGTGGGTGCGCCGCTCTACAACTTCTCGGTGCCGACCCAGCTCAAGGCCTGGATCGACCGGCTGGCGCAAGTCGGACGCACCTTCAAGTACACCGAGAAGGGCCCCGTCGGCCTGGCCGGCGGCAAGACGGTGATCGTGGCGTCGACCCGCGGCGGCATCTACTCGACCACCGAAGGCGGCCAGGCCGCGGAACACCAGGAGAGCTACCTGAAGGTGGTGTTCGGTTTCTTCGGCATCACCGATGTGCGGTTCGTGCGCGCCGAAGGCCTCGCCATGGGTGACGCACCCAAGGCCGCCGCGCTGGCCGCCGCAAGGGCCGAGATCCTGGTGGCAACGGCTGAAGCCGCCAACCAGAAGAACCTGGCCCAGGCCGCCTGA
- a CDS encoding sulfate ABC transporter substrate-binding protein: MTSRLKTFAAVLALASSALAGSSAFAQGSTLLNASYDVAREFYKDYNAAFVAHYKKTTGKDVKIDQSHGGSSAQARAVADGLDADVVTMNTSTDIDFLANTGVVAKDWNKQFPENASPTTSTMLFLVRNGNPKGIKDWEDLVKPGVQVVIVNPKTGGNGRYAYLAAWGYVKKKGGTDAQAAEFVGKLFKNVPVLARGGRDATTAFLQRNIGDALITFESEVVSIDREFGSGKVDSVYPSISIVAENPVAIVERTTRKKGTGELAKAYLDWLYSEEAQEIAAKHALRPRSQAVLKKHAATFKPLQLFTVQELFGSLGDAQKVHFNDGGQFDKLYTPGAK, translated from the coding sequence ATGACTTCCAGACTCAAGACCTTCGCCGCCGTGCTCGCGTTGGCGTCTTCCGCACTCGCAGGCAGCAGCGCCTTCGCGCAGGGCAGCACGCTGCTGAACGCCTCCTACGACGTGGCGCGCGAGTTCTACAAGGACTACAACGCCGCGTTCGTGGCCCACTACAAGAAGACCACCGGCAAGGACGTGAAGATCGACCAGTCGCATGGCGGCTCCAGCGCCCAGGCGCGCGCCGTGGCCGACGGCCTCGATGCCGACGTGGTGACCATGAACACCTCCACCGACATCGACTTCCTGGCCAACACCGGCGTGGTCGCGAAGGACTGGAACAAGCAATTCCCCGAGAACGCATCGCCGACCACCTCGACCATGCTGTTCCTGGTGCGCAACGGCAATCCCAAGGGCATCAAGGACTGGGAAGACCTCGTCAAGCCCGGCGTGCAGGTCGTGATCGTCAACCCCAAGACCGGCGGCAACGGGCGCTATGCCTACCTTGCGGCCTGGGGCTATGTGAAGAAGAAGGGCGGCACCGACGCGCAGGCCGCCGAATTCGTCGGCAAGCTGTTCAAGAACGTGCCGGTGCTGGCGCGCGGCGGACGCGACGCGACCACCGCCTTCCTGCAACGCAACATCGGCGATGCGCTCATCACCTTCGAATCCGAAGTGGTGTCGATCGATCGCGAATTCGGCTCGGGCAAGGTCGATTCGGTCTACCCGTCGATCAGCATCGTGGCCGAGAACCCGGTGGCCATCGTCGAGCGCACGACCAGGAAGAAGGGCACCGGCGAACTCGCCAAGGCCTACCTCGACTGGCTCTATTCCGAAGAAGCGCAGGAGATCGCGGCCAAGCATGCGCTGCGCCCGCGCTCGCAAGCCGTGCTCAAGAAGCATGCCGCCACGTTCAAGCCGCTGCAGCTGTTCACGGTGCAGGAACTCTTCGGCAGCCTCGGCGATGCGCAGAAGGTGCACTTCAACGACGGCGGGCAGTTCGACAAGCTCTACACGCCCGGCGCAAAGTAA
- a CDS encoding disulfide bond formation protein B, which produces MIDWFFGAPRRAYGLICLACVLMLAFGLYLQHVVGLEPCPMCIVQRYALVLVALFTGLAGVFRGRGLQSTGGGLALLAAIGGAYTAASQSWLQWNPPEVVSCGRDLYGMIETFPLKRALPMIFRGGGDCSKVDWSLFGLTLANWSFVAFAVLAVLLLVLLLRKRPAAR; this is translated from the coding sequence TTGATCGATTGGTTTTTCGGCGCGCCGCGCCGCGCGTACGGGCTGATCTGCCTGGCCTGCGTCCTGATGCTGGCTTTCGGCCTTTACCTGCAGCATGTGGTGGGCCTGGAGCCTTGCCCCATGTGCATCGTGCAGCGCTATGCGCTGGTGCTGGTGGCGCTCTTCACGGGCTTGGCCGGCGTGTTCCGCGGCCGGGGCCTGCAGTCGACGGGCGGTGGTCTCGCGCTGCTGGCGGCCATCGGCGGCGCCTACACGGCCGCATCGCAAAGCTGGCTCCAGTGGAATCCGCCCGAGGTCGTGTCGTGCGGGCGCGACCTGTACGGGATGATCGAGACCTTTCCGCTCAAGCGCGCGCTGCCGATGATCTTTCGCGGCGGCGGCGATTGCTCGAAGGTCGATTGGTCGCTGTTCGGCCTGACGCTGGCGAACTGGTCGTTCGTCGCCTTTGCCGTCCTTGCGGTGCTGCTGCTCGTGCTGCTTTTGCGCAAGCGCCCGGCCGCCCGCTGA
- a CDS encoding LysR family transcriptional regulator, whose translation MQDLNDMVFFAEVAERGGFAAASRALGIPKSRLSRRVAELEERLGVQLMQRSTRRLSLTPAGEIYLRHSAAMRDAAQAAAEAVAQVQTEPSGTVRVSCPITIVHSGLGQLLPRFMALYPAVRVDLRVMNRPVDLIEEGIDIALRVRPAIEDSTTLVAKVLGTSRGFLVAKPELLKRLGPVHTPADLVRLPTTAMSANNEGRSEWRLEGPHSEVHVHTHSPRYVADDLATLQLAAIEGVGATLLPGYMCRDEVEAGRLARVLPEWGPAPVIAHLVFPARRALVPAVRRLIDFLAEHLHGSETGMY comes from the coding sequence ATGCAAGACCTCAACGACATGGTTTTCTTCGCCGAAGTGGCAGAGCGCGGCGGCTTTGCGGCGGCCAGCCGCGCCCTGGGCATTCCCAAGTCACGCCTCTCGCGGCGCGTGGCGGAGCTCGAGGAACGGCTCGGCGTACAGCTGATGCAGCGCAGCACACGGCGCCTGTCGCTCACGCCGGCCGGGGAGATCTACCTGCGGCATTCCGCCGCCATGCGCGATGCGGCCCAGGCGGCGGCCGAAGCGGTGGCGCAGGTGCAGACCGAGCCGAGCGGCACGGTGCGCGTGAGCTGCCCGATCACCATCGTGCACAGCGGACTGGGCCAATTGCTGCCCCGGTTCATGGCCCTCTATCCGGCCGTGCGGGTCGACCTGCGGGTGATGAACAGGCCGGTCGACCTGATCGAGGAGGGCATCGACATCGCCCTGCGCGTGCGGCCGGCCATCGAGGACAGCACGACGCTGGTCGCCAAGGTCCTGGGAACGAGCCGCGGCTTCCTCGTGGCGAAGCCGGAACTTTTGAAGCGCCTCGGCCCTGTGCACACGCCGGCCGACCTCGTGCGCTTGCCCACGACCGCCATGTCGGCCAACAACGAGGGGCGCAGCGAATGGCGCCTCGAGGGCCCCCATAGCGAGGTCCACGTGCACACGCACAGCCCGCGCTACGTGGCCGACGATCTTGCGACACTGCAGCTGGCCGCCATCGAAGGCGTGGGCGCCACCTTGCTGCCGGGCTACATGTGCCGCGACGAGGTGGAAGCGGGCCGGCTCGCGAGAGTGCTGCCCGAATGGGGGCCGGCGCCGGTCATCGCGCATCTGGTCTTTCCGGCCCGGAGAGCGCTGGTGCCGGCGGTGCGCCGCTTGATCGATTTCCTGGCCGAGCACCTCCATGGGAGCGAGACGGGCATGTACTAG
- the cysT gene encoding sulfate ABC transporter permease subunit CysT, with product MSGAVSSALPSAGAPLSHVNRAGGARRVLPGFHITLGFSIFYLCLIVLIPLSALVFKTFTLSWEQFWVAVTAPRVMASYRLTFGASLIAALVNTVFGLLVAWVLVRYRFPGKRIVDALVDLPFALPTAVAGISLTALLAGNGWIGRLLEPHGIKLAFTPAGIVIALIFIGLPFVVRTVQPVLEDAEKELEEAATSLGATRLQTFTKVIFPSIAPALFTGFAMAFARAIGEYGSVIFIAGNMPMISEITPLIIIGKLEQYDFAGATAVALVMLVISFVLLLVINGLQAWQRRRAGA from the coding sequence ATGAGCGGCGCTGTTTCTTCGGCGCTCCCGTCCGCGGGAGCGCCGCTTTCGCATGTGAACCGTGCCGGGGGCGCAAGGCGGGTGCTGCCGGGCTTTCACATCACGCTCGGCTTCTCGATTTTCTACCTTTGCCTGATCGTGCTGATTCCGCTCTCGGCGCTGGTCTTCAAGACCTTCACGCTGAGCTGGGAGCAGTTCTGGGTGGCCGTGACGGCGCCGCGCGTCATGGCTTCGTACCGGCTCACGTTCGGTGCCTCGCTGATCGCGGCACTGGTCAACACGGTATTCGGCCTGCTGGTGGCCTGGGTGCTGGTGCGCTACAGGTTTCCGGGCAAGCGCATCGTCGATGCACTGGTCGACCTGCCGTTCGCGCTGCCGACGGCGGTGGCCGGCATCTCGCTGACGGCACTGCTCGCGGGCAACGGCTGGATCGGCCGACTGCTCGAGCCGCATGGCATCAAGCTGGCGTTCACGCCGGCGGGGATCGTCATCGCGCTGATCTTCATCGGGCTGCCGTTCGTGGTTCGCACGGTGCAGCCGGTGCTGGAAGACGCCGAGAAGGAACTCGAGGAAGCCGCCACCTCGCTCGGCGCCACACGCCTGCAGACCTTCACGAAAGTGATCTTCCCGTCGATCGCGCCGGCGCTCTTCACGGGTTTTGCCATGGCTTTCGCAAGGGCCATCGGCGAATACGGCTCCGTGATCTTCATCGCCGGCAACATGCCGATGATCTCGGAGATCACGCCGCTCATCATCATCGGCAAGCTGGAGCAATACGACTTCGCGGGCGCCACGGCGGTCGCGCTGGTGATGCTGGTGATTTCCTTCGTGCTGCTGCTGGTCATCAACGGCCTGCAAGCCTGGCAGCGCCGCCGCGCGGGAGCCTGA
- a CDS encoding alpha/beta hydrolase translates to MQTSVIIVPGWRDSGPGHWQSLWEERIPGAARVVQDDWASPKREAWVATLARLVLESRGPVVIAAHSLGCIATAHLPAEAASRIRGALLVAPADPERRAVLSDFAPVPYAALPYRSIVVASSNDPYCPIRLAGAYSRAWGSEFVRMQNAGHINIDSGHGDWPLGLALLQSLTDEPAAWPAGREISETLATS, encoded by the coding sequence ATGCAGACCTCCGTGATCATCGTGCCGGGCTGGCGCGATTCCGGGCCCGGCCATTGGCAGAGCCTGTGGGAAGAGCGCATTCCGGGCGCGGCGCGGGTGGTGCAGGACGACTGGGCCTCGCCCAAGCGCGAGGCCTGGGTGGCCACGCTGGCGAGGCTGGTGCTCGAGAGTCGCGGCCCGGTGGTGATTGCGGCCCACAGCCTGGGCTGCATTGCCACGGCGCACCTGCCGGCGGAAGCCGCTTCGCGCATCCGCGGGGCGCTCCTGGTGGCGCCGGCCGACCCGGAGCGCCGTGCCGTGCTGTCCGACTTCGCACCGGTGCCGTACGCGGCGCTGCCCTACCGCAGCATCGTGGTGGCGAGCAGCAACGATCCGTATTGCCCGATCCGCCTGGCCGGCGCCTATTCCCGCGCCTGGGGCAGTGAGTTCGTTCGCATGCAGAATGCGGGCCATATCAACATCGATTCGGGACATGGAGACTGGCCGCTCGGCCTGGCCCTGCTCCAGTCGTTGACCGACGAGCCCGCCGCATGGCCGGCGGGCCGTGAAATTTCAGAAACCTTGGCAACCTCATGA
- a CDS encoding sulfate ABC transporter ATP-binding protein, giving the protein MSIEIRNISKQFGDFRALNNVNLDVESGELVALLGPSGCGKTTLLRIIAGLETADAGSILFSGEDTTDVHVRERQVGFVFQHYALFRHMTVFENVAFGLRVKPRKERPSDAQIKQKVTDLLKLVQLDWLADRYPSQLSGGQRQRIALARALAVEPKVLLLDEPFGALDAKVRKELRRWLRRLHDELHVTSIFVTHDQEEALEVADRVVVINKGRIEQVGSPQEVWDQPASPFVYGFLGDVNLFHGRADNGAVQLDGMRLDSPEHSGARDAKAMAYVRPHDLTVERYAPGATGIVATLSRAIVVGPIARLELEPTQTNPDNPGSGTIIEAQLPAQQFRELGLHEGDTVVATPRKARVFVEEDWVSP; this is encoded by the coding sequence ATGAGTATCGAAATCCGCAACATCAGCAAGCAGTTCGGCGACTTCCGGGCCCTGAACAACGTGAACCTCGACGTCGAGTCGGGCGAGCTCGTCGCACTGCTCGGCCCCTCGGGCTGCGGCAAGACCACGCTGCTGCGCATCATCGCGGGCCTGGAAACGGCCGACGCCGGCAGCATCCTGTTCTCTGGCGAAGACACCACCGATGTGCACGTGCGCGAGCGTCAGGTGGGTTTCGTGTTCCAGCACTACGCGCTGTTCCGCCACATGACGGTGTTCGAGAACGTGGCCTTCGGCCTGCGCGTGAAGCCGCGCAAGGAACGCCCGAGCGATGCGCAGATCAAGCAGAAGGTGACCGACCTGCTCAAGCTCGTGCAGCTCGACTGGCTGGCCGACCGCTATCCGTCGCAGCTCTCGGGCGGCCAGCGGCAGCGCATCGCGCTGGCGCGTGCTCTGGCGGTGGAGCCCAAGGTGCTGCTGCTCGACGAGCCCTTCGGCGCGCTCGACGCCAAGGTGCGCAAGGAACTGCGCCGCTGGCTGCGCCGGCTGCACGACGAGCTGCATGTCACCTCGATCTTCGTCACGCACGACCAGGAAGAGGCGCTCGAAGTGGCCGACCGCGTGGTGGTCATCAACAAGGGGCGCATCGAACAGGTCGGTTCACCGCAGGAGGTGTGGGACCAGCCGGCGAGCCCCTTCGTCTACGGCTTCCTGGGCGACGTGAACCTGTTCCACGGCCGGGCCGACAACGGCGCGGTGCAGCTCGACGGCATGCGCCTGGATTCACCGGAGCACAGCGGTGCGCGCGACGCCAAGGCCATGGCCTATGTGCGCCCGCACGACCTCACGGTGGAGCGCTACGCCCCCGGCGCGACCGGCATCGTGGCCACCTTGTCGCGCGCCATCGTCGTCGGCCCCATCGCGCGGCTGGAACTTGAGCCCACTCAAACGAATCCAGATAATCCGGGCTCCGGAACCATCATCGAAGCGCAACTCCCTGCGCAACAGTTCCGTGAACTGGGCTTGCACGAGGGCGACACAGTGGTCGCCACGCCGCGCAAGGCCCGGGTGTTCGTAGAAGAAGATTGGGTTTCCCCTTGA
- the panE gene encoding 2-dehydropantoate 2-reductase gives MRFLVVGAGALGGYFGGRLLEAGRDVTFLLRARRAAQIAKTGLVVQSPFGNLQLPSPPHLMAEDIRAPFDVIVVGSKAYDLASTMDSFAPAVGPQTVILPLLNGLQHIDRLAERFGSERVLGGLCMISATLDDDGRVLHLNDLHGLAYGERAGGRSARVDAIQAQFAGAKFDAVASDTISQDMWEKWVFIASAAGLTSLMRASIGDIVAAGGQDVALSIFDECCAIAAHNGFAPRPAAIERGRKMMTAAASPMTASMYKDIVRGTPVEADHIIGDLLRRAGRTGSTVPSVLRTAYVHLKAYEAKRAREAA, from the coding sequence ATGCGATTTCTGGTGGTGGGTGCCGGTGCACTCGGTGGGTATTTCGGCGGCCGGCTGCTGGAGGCGGGACGCGACGTGACTTTTCTGCTGCGCGCACGGCGCGCGGCACAGATCGCGAAGACCGGGCTGGTGGTCCAGAGCCCGTTCGGCAACCTGCAACTGCCCTCGCCGCCCCACCTGATGGCCGAGGACATCCGGGCGCCGTTCGACGTGATCGTGGTGGGAAGCAAAGCCTACGACCTCGCGTCGACCATGGATTCTTTCGCGCCCGCCGTCGGGCCGCAGACGGTCATCCTGCCCCTGCTCAACGGCCTGCAGCACATCGACCGGCTGGCCGAGCGCTTCGGCAGCGAGCGCGTGCTGGGCGGCCTTTGCATGATCTCCGCCACGCTGGACGACGATGGCCGCGTGCTGCACCTCAACGACCTGCACGGCCTGGCTTACGGCGAGCGAGCGGGCGGCCGGTCGGCGCGGGTCGACGCCATCCAGGCGCAGTTCGCGGGGGCGAAGTTCGATGCGGTGGCCAGCGACACCATCTCGCAGGACATGTGGGAGAAGTGGGTCTTCATCGCCTCGGCCGCCGGCCTCACGAGTCTCATGCGCGCGTCCATCGGCGACATCGTGGCGGCCGGGGGCCAGGACGTGGCGCTCTCGATCTTCGACGAATGCTGCGCCATCGCCGCGCACAACGGTTTCGCGCCGCGTCCCGCGGCCATCGAGCGTGGCCGCAAGATGATGACCGCAGCGGCATCGCCGATGACGGCCTCCATGTACAAGGACATCGTGCGCGGCACGCCCGTCGAAGCCGACCACATCATCGGCGACCTGCTCCGCCGCGCCGGGCGCACCGGATCGACCGTGCCTTCGGTGCTGCGCACCGCCTATGTCCACCTGAAGGCCTACGAGGCGAAGCGCGCCCGCGAGGCTGCCTGA
- a CDS encoding mobilization protein, with product MSSINFIGGEKGGVGKSVTARVLAQYFIDHSKPFIGFDTDRSHSSFTRFYEGFASPIVVDSFEGLDTVVNGFESNPAQSVIVDLAAQTLAPLSRWIKESDLFDVFDELGVAVNFWHVLDDGKDSTDLLGTLIDTFGNRPNYIVVQNYGRGSDFGMLLASQSLSKATANGARVITLPRLHEASMRKIDAQNTSFWKAVNDREGAHALGLLERQRVKSWLATAYAAFDTLPL from the coding sequence ATGAGCTCCATCAATTTCATCGGCGGCGAAAAAGGCGGGGTCGGCAAGTCGGTTACCGCGCGCGTATTGGCGCAGTACTTCATCGACCACAGCAAGCCCTTCATCGGCTTCGACACCGACCGTTCGCACAGCTCGTTCACGCGCTTCTACGAAGGCTTTGCATCGCCCATCGTGGTCGACAGTTTCGAGGGACTCGACACCGTGGTGAACGGCTTCGAGAGCAATCCCGCGCAAAGCGTGATCGTCGACCTGGCGGCCCAGACGCTGGCGCCGCTGTCGCGCTGGATCAAGGAATCCGATCTGTTCGACGTGTTCGACGAACTCGGCGTGGCCGTCAACTTCTGGCATGTGCTGGACGACGGCAAGGACTCCACCGACCTGCTCGGCACGCTGATCGACACCTTCGGCAACCGGCCCAACTACATCGTGGTGCAGAACTACGGCCGTGGCAGCGATTTCGGCATGCTGCTGGCGTCGCAGTCGCTCTCCAAGGCAACGGCGAACGGCGCGCGGGTGATCACCCTGCCGCGCCTGCACGAAGCGAGCATGCGCAAGATCGACGCACAGAACACCAGCTTCTGGAAGGCGGTGAACGACCGCGAAGGCGCGCATGCGCTCGGCCTTTTGGAACGCCAGCGCGTGAAGTCGTGGCTGGCCACCGCCTACGCGGCCTTCGATACCCTGCCGCTGTAG